The Vibrio navarrensis genome has a segment encoding these proteins:
- a CDS encoding coniferyl aldehyde dehydrogenase, which produces MNALVKPETEIHLEATPAQAVNELESWFDALKRAYQQDPMPSFSQRKQWLLALKKQLSRYQDLLAQAMSDDFAGRSVTESKMADVLAPILDINHVVRHLKGWMKVRRRATELMFKGNKLELRYQPKGVVGIICPWNFPIYLSVGPLITALAAGNRCMIKMPPNCPRTSQILRQMLSEIFPQDLVCVVDGTHPQAMQISHLPFDHLVFTGSPASGRVIMANAAANLTPVTLELGGKSPAIVLEDFDINQAAQRIAHGKGFNAGQICIAPDYAFVPQAKVAAFVTALKQAHSKMYHQLSGNQDYTSLVDEAQYQRFHELLADAREKGAEITQCLEYGDGRQTPLYVATQLTPQMRICQEEIFGPLLPVHGYQNVDEVIDYINQRPRPLACYLFSHDEAQREQILEKTHSGGVTINDWGWHVMNHSVPFGGIGNSGIGNYHGEEGFRELSHARSVLLMRDWFPISLFSPPYGRLIQKLVLRLFVGKADKHL; this is translated from the coding sequence ATGAATGCACTGGTGAAACCTGAAACGGAAATCCATCTTGAAGCAACACCCGCTCAGGCAGTCAATGAGCTTGAGTCTTGGTTTGATGCGCTCAAACGCGCTTATCAGCAAGATCCAATGCCAAGCTTTAGCCAAAGAAAGCAGTGGTTGCTGGCGCTGAAAAAACAGTTAAGCCGCTATCAAGACCTCCTTGCGCAGGCGATGAGTGACGATTTTGCTGGCCGCAGCGTGACCGAGTCGAAAATGGCTGACGTACTCGCGCCGATTTTAGACATCAACCACGTTGTGCGCCATTTAAAAGGTTGGATGAAAGTGCGCCGCCGTGCCACAGAGCTGATGTTTAAGGGCAATAAACTTGAGTTGCGTTATCAGCCCAAAGGGGTGGTCGGGATCATTTGCCCGTGGAATTTTCCGATTTATCTTTCTGTTGGGCCACTTATCACCGCCTTGGCGGCAGGCAATCGCTGCATGATAAAAATGCCGCCAAACTGCCCGAGAACCAGCCAAATCTTAAGGCAGATGTTGAGTGAAATTTTCCCGCAAGACTTGGTTTGTGTGGTGGATGGCACTCACCCTCAAGCGATGCAGATCTCTCACCTTCCGTTTGACCATTTGGTGTTTACCGGATCGCCAGCCAGCGGACGGGTTATCATGGCGAATGCGGCTGCCAATCTCACCCCAGTGACTTTGGAGCTCGGTGGTAAATCGCCAGCCATTGTGCTGGAGGATTTTGATATCAATCAGGCGGCGCAGCGTATCGCCCATGGCAAAGGGTTTAATGCAGGGCAGATTTGCATCGCACCTGACTACGCCTTTGTACCGCAAGCGAAAGTGGCCGCGTTTGTGACGGCACTGAAACAAGCGCACAGCAAAATGTATCACCAGCTTTCTGGTAATCAGGATTACACCTCGCTGGTGGATGAGGCGCAATACCAACGTTTTCATGAGCTTCTGGCGGATGCCCGTGAAAAAGGCGCAGAGATAACACAATGTCTTGAGTATGGCGATGGCAGACAGACGCCGCTTTATGTGGCGACGCAACTAACGCCACAGATGCGCATTTGTCAGGAAGAGATTTTTGGTCCACTGCTTCCCGTGCACGGCTATCAAAATGTGGACGAGGTGATTGACTATATCAACCAACGTCCACGGCCGCTGGCTTGTTACCTCTTTAGCCACGATGAGGCTCAGCGCGAGCAAATCCTAGAGAAGACCCATAGCGGCGGCGTCACCATCAACGATTGGGGCTGGCATGTGATGAACCATTCGGTGCCGTTTGGCGGGATTGGCAATTCCGGCATCGGTAACTATCACGGTGAAGAAGGGTTTCGTGAGCTAAGCCATGCGCGCAGCGTTTTGCTGATGCGAGATTGGTTCCCGATCAGTCTGTTTTCCCCACCCTATGGCCGTTTGATTCAAAAGCTGGTTCTTAGGCTGTTTGTCGGCAAGGCCGATAAGCATTTATAA
- a CDS encoding alpha-L-glutamate ligase-like protein, translating into MLSILSNYTSPFKLRRKGIMGMNKRNHSYIGRYNDRSKYPLVDDKLQTKIIAQRAGCTVPQLIGVISNQVEVKTIHEMVKSWPGFVIKPARGSGGKGILVVTSHKDGVYTKPSGATINKEEVERHLSNTLAGLFSLGGKNDVAVVENLIKFDDCFDGFSFEGVPDVRIIVFKGYPIMAMMRCSTAASDGKANLHQGAVGVGIDIATGKAVRAVQFNQPVTHHPDTGKELATLQVPHWERLLTLAASAWEMTGLGYIGTDMVLDKEEGPMVLELNARPGLAIQIANGCGLLPRLHHIENLGTQLTYPTPAERVAYSVRQFSVIKSRD; encoded by the coding sequence ATGCTATCGATTTTGTCCAACTACACCTCGCCGTTTAAGCTGCGCCGCAAAGGCATTATGGGTATGAACAAGCGCAACCATAGCTACATTGGGCGCTATAACGATCGTTCAAAATACCCTTTGGTGGATGACAAGCTGCAAACCAAAATCATCGCCCAGCGCGCTGGGTGTACGGTGCCGCAATTGATTGGTGTGATCAGCAATCAAGTTGAAGTTAAAACCATTCATGAGATGGTCAAAAGCTGGCCTGGCTTTGTTATCAAACCAGCGCGTGGCAGCGGGGGTAAAGGCATTTTGGTGGTCACTTCGCACAAAGATGGCGTGTATACCAAACCCTCTGGGGCCACCATCAATAAAGAGGAAGTCGAGCGCCATTTAAGTAATACACTGGCCGGACTCTTTTCTCTGGGCGGAAAAAACGACGTTGCGGTGGTGGAAAACCTCATCAAATTTGATGACTGTTTCGACGGTTTCAGTTTTGAAGGGGTACCGGATGTGCGCATTATTGTCTTCAAAGGCTATCCGATCATGGCGATGATGCGCTGCTCGACGGCCGCATCCGATGGCAAAGCCAACTTGCACCAAGGCGCTGTCGGAGTGGGTATCGACATTGCGACAGGTAAAGCGGTGCGCGCGGTGCAATTTAACCAGCCGGTCACCCATCACCCAGATACCGGCAAAGAGCTGGCAACGCTACAGGTCCCCCATTGGGAGCGTTTACTCACATTGGCCGCCAGCGCATGGGAAATGACCGGGCTTGGCTATATTGGCACCGACATGGTGTTGGATAAAGAAGAAGGACCGATGGTGCTGGAGCTCAACGCTCGTCCGGGGTTAGCAATTCAGATAGCCAATGGCTGCGGCTTGCTACCAAGGCTGCACCATATTGAAAATTTAGGTACTCAGCTCACGTATCCAACACCGGCAGAGCGTGTCGCCTACTCTGTTCGGCAGTTCAGCGTAATCAAATCACGCGATTAG
- a CDS encoding inactive transglutaminase family protein, with the protein MTSRVPFYLSIVLLIVAGVTLSVFRHQTYGVPWTPGESRQIWDIEARIEFNAQGQEVKASLAAPNTQNGFTLISETASSPGYGVSYVNTDSGRRAEWSIRKASGAQTIYYKTQFLVDPHAKATPNPPAETIEKPTFTSPEQTAADALINQAMSRSSDNVTFTRELIKTLNDPDSQSAALLLNNQDKTTTLYKLLSSAEVQSKIVGVIELEDGRRRQMIQPMVQVWNGQDWVLFSPNSVQHATSANLLVWDESNISLLDLMGGQNSQVHFSMIAQDISPQQATNNKVEADGLLNLSIHSLPLEEQAMFKTIMLIPIGALIVVFLRVIIGLKTSGTFMPVLIAVAFVQTQLVTGIVGFLLIVGTGLIIRSYLSKLNLLLVARISAVIITVILIISIFTVVAFKIGLTEGLSITFFPMIILSWTIERMSILWEEEGAKEVILQGGGSLFTAVLVYLGMTNSYVQHLTFNFIGLQLIVLAAILLLGTYTGYRITELRRFKPLVED; encoded by the coding sequence ATGACTTCCCGAGTTCCTTTTTACCTATCCATTGTCTTGCTTATTGTCGCCGGCGTGACTTTAAGCGTTTTTAGACACCAGACTTATGGTGTTCCTTGGACTCCTGGCGAAAGCCGGCAAATTTGGGATATTGAGGCGCGAATTGAATTTAACGCGCAAGGCCAGGAGGTAAAAGCCTCTCTTGCCGCTCCAAATACGCAAAACGGTTTTACCTTGATTAGTGAAACGGCCTCCTCGCCGGGTTACGGTGTTTCCTACGTTAATACGGATTCAGGCCGCCGCGCAGAGTGGTCGATTCGCAAAGCTTCTGGCGCACAGACGATTTATTACAAAACCCAGTTTTTGGTTGACCCGCACGCCAAAGCCACGCCGAACCCTCCGGCAGAAACCATCGAAAAGCCCACGTTTACCAGCCCCGAGCAAACCGCGGCCGATGCATTGATCAATCAAGCAATGAGCCGTTCTTCAGACAACGTGACGTTTACGCGTGAACTGATCAAAACGCTCAATGATCCCGATAGCCAAAGTGCGGCACTGCTGCTCAACAACCAAGACAAAACCACGACGTTATATAAACTGCTTTCGAGTGCCGAAGTACAGAGCAAAATTGTCGGCGTCATCGAGCTCGAAGATGGGCGTCGCCGCCAAATGATTCAACCGATGGTCCAAGTATGGAATGGCCAAGATTGGGTGCTGTTTTCACCCAATTCAGTGCAACACGCGACATCGGCCAACCTACTGGTTTGGGATGAATCCAACATCTCTTTGTTAGATTTGATGGGCGGTCAGAACAGCCAAGTGCACTTTTCGATGATTGCTCAGGACATCTCTCCGCAGCAAGCGACCAACAACAAGGTTGAAGCTGATGGGTTGCTAAACCTTTCTATTCACAGCTTGCCGCTTGAAGAGCAGGCGATGTTTAAAACCATCATGTTGATCCCGATTGGCGCGCTGATTGTCGTTTTCCTCAGGGTGATTATCGGCCTGAAAACCTCCGGCACCTTTATGCCAGTACTTATCGCAGTGGCGTTCGTACAGACGCAACTGGTCACAGGCATTGTCGGCTTTTTGCTGATCGTCGGCACCGGTTTAATCATCCGCAGCTATCTGTCCAAGCTCAACCTACTGTTGGTCGCACGGATATCGGCGGTGATCATAACGGTGATCTTAATCATCTCCATTTTTACCGTGGTGGCGTTTAAGATCGGTTTGACAGAAGGGCTTTCAATCACCTTCTTCCCGATGATTATCTTGTCTTGGACTATTGAACGTATGTCCATTCTGTGGGAAGAGGAAGGCGCCAAAGAGGTTATCTTGCAAGGTGGTGGCTCGCTCTTTACCGCCGTATTGGTCTACCTTGGTATGACCAACAGCTATGTGCAGCATCTGACCTTTAATTTTATCGGCCTACAGTTGATCGTTCTTGCCGCTATTTTGCTGTTGGGTACTTACACAGGTTACCGTATCACCGAGTTGCGCCGCTTCAAGCCTCTGGTGGAGGACTAA
- a CDS encoding ATP-dependent zinc protease family protein yields MLLRLTPAFAFVLLSGCTLTNSEQHQQQMLSALHNSEARISNRIENLTLQSSNQSDYIESLENKILELEKKIAGMPQPQAPITVPAPKVAKPEVVTVKHVPTKAEIVLGAIEKVTIDSIKQSFDARVDTGAATSSLNAVDIEIFERNSKQWVRFHLADSTQPATEENWIEAPIIRFVKIRQSTNDETERRAVVELWVKVGAIHEKAQFTLADRSQMSHPVLLGREFIRDIALVDVSRAYIQSETNKK; encoded by the coding sequence ATGTTACTAAGATTGACGCCAGCGTTCGCTTTTGTTCTGTTATCTGGCTGCACTTTAACCAACAGCGAGCAACATCAACAACAAATGCTCTCCGCCCTGCACAATTCTGAAGCGCGTATCAGCAACCGAATCGAAAACCTGACTCTGCAATCATCCAACCAATCCGATTACATCGAAAGCTTGGAAAATAAAATCCTCGAATTAGAGAAAAAAATCGCGGGAATGCCGCAACCTCAAGCACCAATTACCGTTCCTGCGCCTAAAGTTGCCAAGCCCGAAGTGGTTACAGTCAAGCACGTACCAACCAAAGCGGAGATAGTCCTCGGTGCGATTGAAAAAGTGACGATTGATTCGATTAAACAGTCTTTTGATGCGCGCGTGGATACAGGTGCGGCAACCTCTTCACTCAATGCAGTTGACATTGAAATCTTTGAGCGCAATAGCAAGCAGTGGGTACGTTTTCATCTCGCCGACAGCACCCAACCCGCAACCGAGGAAAATTGGATTGAAGCGCCGATTATTCGCTTCGTCAAAATCCGTCAGTCCACCAATGATGAAACCGAACGCCGCGCGGTCGTTGAGCTGTGGGTGAAAGTGGGGGCGATTCATGAAAAAGCACAATTTACATTGGCAGACCGCTCACAGATGAGCCATCCGGTCCTGCTTGGCCGCGAGTTTATTCGCGATATCGCTCTGGTGGACGTCAGTCGCGCGTACATTCAGAGCGAAACAAATAAGAAATAA
- the cmoB gene encoding tRNA 5-methoxyuridine(34)/uridine 5-oxyacetic acid(34) synthase CmoB yields MFNFANFYQLIAQDTRLQPWLNVLPQQLTDWQNAEHGDFDRWLRALNKISADTPDNIDIKQSVTISNHQPMPIGELKKLESLLRTFHPWRKGPYHVHGIHIDTEWRSDWKWDRVLPHISPLKNRSVLDVGCGNGYHMWRMLGEGARLCVGIDPSHLFLIQFEAIRKLMGGDQRAHLLPLGIEQLPKLQAFDTVFSMGVLYHRRSPLDHLIQLKDQLVSGGELILETLVIEGDENAVLVPKERYAQMRNVYFFPSARALKVWLELVGFEQVRIVDENVTSIGEQRSTDWMTHNSLPDYLDSSDPSKTVEGYPAPRRAVLIAKKP; encoded by the coding sequence ATGTTTAACTTTGCAAATTTTTATCAACTTATTGCTCAAGACACTCGTCTGCAACCTTGGCTCAATGTACTGCCACAGCAACTGACAGATTGGCAAAATGCGGAGCACGGTGATTTTGATCGCTGGTTACGTGCACTCAACAAAATCTCTGCCGACACGCCGGACAACATCGATATCAAACAATCGGTGACCATTTCAAATCACCAACCTATGCCCATTGGTGAGCTTAAAAAGCTCGAAAGCTTACTGCGCACTTTCCACCCTTGGCGCAAGGGGCCATACCATGTGCACGGTATTCATATCGATACCGAGTGGCGCAGTGATTGGAAATGGGATCGTGTTCTCCCCCATATTTCCCCACTGAAAAACCGCAGCGTGCTTGATGTCGGTTGCGGTAACGGTTATCACATGTGGCGCATGTTGGGCGAAGGGGCACGTCTGTGCGTGGGGATTGATCCTTCCCATCTGTTTTTGATTCAGTTTGAAGCGATTCGCAAGCTGATGGGTGGAGATCAACGCGCTCACCTTTTGCCACTTGGTATTGAGCAACTGCCAAAGTTGCAAGCCTTTGATACCGTGTTCAGTATGGGTGTGCTCTACCATCGCCGTTCACCGCTCGATCATCTGATTCAACTGAAGGATCAGCTCGTTTCCGGTGGTGAGTTGATTTTGGAAACACTGGTCATCGAGGGCGATGAAAACGCTGTCTTGGTACCGAAAGAGCGCTACGCGCAAATGCGCAACGTCTACTTTTTCCCTTCTGCGCGCGCATTGAAAGTGTGGCTGGAGTTGGTCGGCTTTGAACAAGTACGCATTGTCGATGAAAATGTCACCTCGATTGGAGAGCAACGTAGCACCGATTGGATGACTCACAATTCACTGCCAGATTATCTGGACTCGAGCGATCCGAGCAAAACGGTTGAAGGCTATCCAGCGCCGCGCCGCGCCGTGTTGATTGCGAAGAAACCATAA
- the cmoA gene encoding carboxy-S-adenosyl-L-methionine synthase CmoA — protein MNPKSNPDTIFSAPIDKIGDFTFDERVAEVFPDMIQRSVPGYSNIISAIGMLAERFVKPHSKVYDLGCSLGAATVSMRRHIKQEGCQIIAVDNSPAMVERCKLHINAYRSDTPVEVIEADIRDIDIENASVVVLNFTLQFLIPADRRALLEKIYQGLRPSGILILSEKYVFEDKVSNELLIDLHHDFKRANGYSELEISQKRSAIENVMRPDSIAVHKARFAEIGFSSFEVWFQCFNFGSMFAIK, from the coding sequence ATGAACCCCAAAAGCAATCCAGACACTATTTTTTCGGCTCCAATCGATAAAATTGGGGATTTCACCTTTGATGAGCGGGTTGCGGAAGTCTTCCCGGACATGATCCAACGCTCGGTGCCAGGTTACAGCAACATCATCTCTGCCATCGGCATGTTGGCTGAGCGCTTCGTCAAACCGCACAGCAAGGTGTATGATCTGGGCTGCTCACTGGGGGCCGCGACTGTGTCAATGCGTCGCCACATCAAACAAGAAGGGTGTCAAATCATTGCGGTCGATAACTCACCTGCGATGGTAGAGCGTTGTAAACTGCACATCAACGCGTATCGCAGCGATACGCCAGTTGAAGTCATTGAAGCGGACATTCGCGATATTGATATTGAAAATGCCTCTGTGGTGGTGCTTAACTTCACTTTGCAATTTCTCATTCCCGCAGACAGAAGAGCGCTACTGGAAAAAATCTATCAGGGGCTGCGCCCAAGCGGCATTTTGATCTTGTCAGAAAAATACGTGTTTGAAGACAAAGTCTCGAACGAACTGCTGATCGACTTGCACCATGACTTCAAACGCGCCAACGGCTACAGCGAACTAGAAATCAGCCAAAAACGCAGTGCCATTGAAAATGTGATGCGCCCAGATTCTATCGCAGTGCACAAAGCACGTTTCGCTGAAATTGGCTTCTCCAGTTTCGAAGTGTGGTTTCAATGCTTTAACTTTGGCTCAATGTTTGCCATCAAATAG
- a CDS encoding DUF72 domain-containing protein yields the protein MNKLPIRLGLTMWSHNQWQQSFYGSGTKPAQRLEKYAQVFHTVEGNTTFYATPNTSTVINWDAATHDEFRFTFKLPKAITHQQMLQGCQAMLADFLHIMAPLHARIGQWTIQLPAAFAPEYLPRLQRFCQLFPRDFPLSVEVRHPAFFAKGDDEKRLNHWLIEAGINRIIMDSRPVFAAAPTSDVIIDAQQKKPRVPVHAISTAHHPMIRFIGHPDLEANLPFFQPWLTKLPQWISEEKQPYLMIHTPDNILAPELALKLYQQLQQMVQLPDLANFPANDNQSQISMF from the coding sequence ATGAATAAACTCCCTATTCGACTCGGCTTAACGATGTGGTCGCACAACCAGTGGCAACAGAGCTTTTATGGCTCCGGCACTAAGCCTGCACAGCGGTTGGAAAAGTATGCGCAAGTCTTTCATACCGTCGAGGGCAACACCACCTTTTATGCCACGCCTAACACATCTACGGTAATCAATTGGGATGCGGCGACACACGATGAATTTCGCTTTACCTTCAAATTGCCCAAAGCGATTACCCATCAACAAATGCTGCAAGGCTGCCAAGCAATGCTGGCGGATTTTCTGCACATTATGGCCCCTTTGCATGCACGCATCGGTCAATGGACGATTCAATTGCCTGCCGCCTTTGCTCCCGAATATTTGCCCAGGCTGCAACGCTTTTGTCAGCTTTTCCCGCGTGATTTTCCACTTAGCGTGGAAGTCCGCCATCCGGCCTTTTTTGCCAAAGGTGATGATGAAAAACGCCTCAACCACTGGTTAATTGAGGCAGGCATTAATCGCATTATCATGGATAGCCGTCCGGTTTTTGCCGCTGCTCCCACCAGCGATGTCATCATTGATGCACAGCAGAAAAAGCCGCGCGTCCCTGTGCACGCGATTTCCACCGCCCATCATCCGATGATCCGTTTTATTGGCCATCCAGATCTTGAGGCGAATCTGCCCTTTTTTCAGCCTTGGCTGACAAAGCTTCCACAGTGGATAAGTGAAGAAAAACAGCCCTATTTGATGATCCATACGCCCGATAACATCTTAGCGCCCGAGCTCGCGCTGAAACTCTACCAACAGTTGCAGCAAATGGTGCAATTACCTGATTTGGCAAATTTTCCAGCAAACGACAACCAATCGCAAATATCGATGTTCTAA
- the aspS gene encoding aspartate--tRNA ligase, whose product MRTHYCGHLNKSLAGQTVELCGWVNRRRDLGGLIFIDMRDREGVVQVVVDPDMADAYEIASQLRNEFCIKLTGEVRARPESQINAEMATGEVEILAKGLEIINRSDVLPLDFNQKNSEEQRLKYRYLDLRRPEMSDRIKLRAKASSFVRRFLDTNGFLDIETPVLTKATPEGARDYLVPSRVHKGSFYALPQSPQLFKQLLMMSGFDRYYQIVKCFRDEDLRADRQPEFTQIDIETSFMTSDQVRAITEKMIREMWLELLNVDLGEFPVMPYSEAMRRFGSDKPDLRNPMELVDVADLLKEVDFKVFSGPANDEKGRVAVLRVPGGAALTRKQIDEYTSFVAIYGAKGLAWLKVNDLAAGMEGIQSPVAKFLSDDIVAAIIERSGAQSGDIILFGADKANVVAEAMGALRLKVGKDLAITNESAWAPLWVVDFPMFESDGEGNVAAMHHPFTSPLNMTPEELKANPEGALSNAYDMVLNGYEVGGGSVRIHDAKMQSAVFDLLGIEAEEQKIKFGFLLDALKFGTPPHAGLAFGLDRLVMLLCGTENIRDVIAFPKTTAAACLMTDAPSLANSAALEELAISVTLAKEKSAE is encoded by the coding sequence ATGCGTACCCATTACTGTGGTCACCTGAACAAGTCCCTTGCAGGACAAACTGTAGAGCTATGCGGCTGGGTTAACCGCCGTCGTGATTTAGGCGGTCTGATTTTTATCGATATGCGAGATCGCGAAGGTGTCGTTCAGGTAGTCGTCGATCCGGATATGGCGGACGCGTACGAGATCGCAAGCCAACTGCGTAATGAATTCTGTATCAAACTCACGGGTGAAGTTCGTGCGCGCCCAGAAAGCCAAATCAATGCGGAGATGGCAACGGGGGAAGTGGAAATCTTGGCCAAAGGCCTTGAAATCATTAACCGTTCTGACGTTTTGCCATTGGACTTCAACCAGAAGAACTCTGAAGAGCAACGTCTGAAATATCGCTATTTGGACCTGCGTCGTCCAGAAATGAGCGATCGCATTAAACTGCGTGCTAAAGCGTCTAGCTTTGTTCGTCGTTTTCTCGATACCAATGGTTTCCTCGACATCGAAACTCCAGTGTTGACTAAAGCAACACCAGAAGGTGCGCGTGACTACTTGGTGCCAAGCCGAGTACACAAAGGCAGTTTCTATGCGCTGCCTCAATCGCCACAGTTGTTTAAACAACTGCTGATGATGTCTGGTTTTGACCGCTACTACCAAATCGTCAAATGTTTCCGTGACGAAGATTTGCGTGCAGACCGTCAGCCTGAATTTACTCAGATCGATATTGAAACGTCATTCATGACGTCAGACCAAGTGCGTGCCATTACAGAGAAAATGATCCGTGAAATGTGGCTGGAGTTGCTGAATGTTGACTTGGGCGAGTTCCCAGTGATGCCTTACAGCGAAGCGATGCGCCGTTTTGGTAGTGATAAGCCAGACCTACGTAACCCGATGGAATTGGTTGACGTTGCTGATCTGCTGAAAGAGGTTGATTTCAAAGTCTTCTCTGGCCCGGCGAACGATGAAAAAGGTCGTGTCGCAGTTCTGCGTGTTCCTGGCGGTGCGGCTTTGACGCGTAAACAAATCGATGAATACACGTCGTTTGTGGCGATCTACGGTGCGAAAGGCTTGGCATGGCTGAAAGTCAATGATCTTGCCGCTGGCATGGAAGGCATTCAGTCACCAGTGGCCAAATTCCTTTCTGATGACATCGTGGCTGCGATCATTGAGCGTTCAGGTGCGCAATCTGGCGATATCATTCTGTTTGGCGCCGATAAAGCCAACGTGGTTGCCGAAGCGATGGGCGCGTTGCGTCTGAAAGTGGGTAAAGATCTTGCTATCACTAACGAGTCCGCTTGGGCGCCGTTGTGGGTGGTGGATTTCCCAATGTTTGAAAGCGATGGTGAAGGTAATGTTGCAGCGATGCACCACCCATTTACCTCGCCGCTCAACATGACGCCAGAAGAGCTGAAAGCTAACCCAGAAGGTGCGTTATCTAATGCATACGACATGGTTCTAAACGGCTACGAAGTGGGTGGCGGTTCGGTGCGTATTCATGATGCGAAAATGCAATCAGCGGTGTTTGATCTGCTGGGTATTGAAGCCGAAGAGCAGAAAATCAAATTTGGCTTCCTTCTGGATGCGTTGAAATTTGGTACACCGCCTCACGCAGGTTTGGCGTTTGGTCTCGATCGTCTGGTGATGTTGCTGTGTGGCACTGAAAACATCCGTGACGTGATTGCCTTCCCGAAAACTACGGCGGCAGCGTGTCTGATGACCGATGCGCCAAGCCTTGCGAATTCGGCAGCGTTGGAAGAGCTGGCGATTTCGGTTACGCTAGCAAAAGAAAAAAGCGCTGAGTAA
- the ruvC gene encoding crossover junction endodeoxyribonuclease RuvC: MSIILGIDPGSRVTGYGVIRQNGRHLYYLGSGCIRTSGKDLPGRLKQIYAGVSEIITQFQPDAFAIEQVFMAKNADSALKLGQARGSAIVAAVNAELPVYEYAARLIKQAVVGNGGADKVQVQHMVQHMLKLPAKPQADAADALGVAICHANTNKTLIALAGQATSAKKGRYR, encoded by the coding sequence ATGTCTATTATTCTTGGGATCGATCCGGGTTCGCGTGTCACGGGATACGGTGTGATTCGTCAGAACGGCCGCCACCTTTACTACCTTGGCAGCGGCTGTATTCGCACTTCGGGAAAAGATCTGCCCGGTCGGCTGAAACAGATCTACGCTGGAGTAAGCGAAATCATCACTCAGTTCCAACCGGATGCTTTTGCGATTGAACAAGTCTTTATGGCAAAAAACGCCGATTCTGCGCTGAAACTGGGTCAAGCTCGGGGGAGTGCGATCGTGGCCGCGGTGAATGCAGAGCTACCAGTGTATGAGTACGCTGCGCGTCTCATTAAGCAGGCCGTGGTGGGCAATGGTGGGGCAGACAAGGTGCAAGTTCAGCACATGGTGCAGCATATGCTCAAGTTACCCGCCAAGCCGCAGGCCGATGCGGCGGATGCGTTGGGGGTGGCGATTTGTCATGCCAATACCAATAAGACCTTGATTGCATTAGCAGGCCAAGCAACCAGTGCCAAAAAAGGTCGTTATCGCTGA